The Euphorbia lathyris chromosome 2, ddEupLath1.1, whole genome shotgun sequence genome includes a window with the following:
- the LOC136220058 gene encoding uncharacterized protein isoform X1: MSLPRCCIGSCSSSCLCFSSRDTVIARNNLSLMEGFGGDLFGGVDFTNRKKKKRSSVSRRPISDSQKFSQSCTFLHQSPQQLDSGCDGGEHNFQATTVYSDGLKSENKLKKLKLKLGGVTHTIHTKYASESSPIYDVPQPREKLLLEDSAFGNDHSSREKVPCESVFINETFKHEPVRKSRRVPKRRILDIGIDEDDDDADEEIRYLGRLNSSKFTLHGRQRKDEVYGLSNLGKEGVAKFRSEKFYEDEEYMEDEEPLSDDEVAYKSKKMGFIEVRSKTGVGLIEFPDGLPSIPKKQKAKLSEVEQQMKKAEAAQKRRIQSEKAAREAEAEAIRKILGQDSVRKKKEDKMKKLQDEIVQGRNANSSRLSSNTIRWIFGPAGTTVIFSDDIGLPNLFNSLPCSYPPPREKCAGPNCTNVYKYRDSKSKLPLCSLHCYKAIQGKMQAVVTC; encoded by the exons ATGA GTCTGCCGAGGTGTTGCATTGGCTCGTGTTCATCTTCTTGCTTATGCTTCTCTTCTCGAGATACAGTAATTGCCCGTAACAATCTTAGCTTAATGGAAGGTTTTGGTGGAGACTTGTTTGGAGGAGTTGACTTCACAaacaggaagaagaagaagaggagtaGTGTATCGCGTCGACCTATTTCTGATTCACAGAAGTTTTCACAGAGCTGTACGTTTTTGCATCAGTCCCCACAGCAGTTAGACAGTGGTTGTGATGGCGGAGAGCATAATTTCCAGGCGACAACAGTTTATTCCGACGGATTGAAAAGTGAGAACAAGTTAAAGAAGCTTAAGCTCAAGCTTGGTGGTGTAACTCATACCATACACACTAAGTATGCATCGGAATCTTCTCCCATTTATGATGTACCTCAGCCACGAGAGAAGTTGCTGCTCGAG GATTCGGCTTTTGGAAATGACCATTCTTCGAGAGAAAAGGTACCTTGTGAAAGTGTCTTCATAAATGAAACATTCAAACATGAGCCAGTTCGTAAGAGCAGGCGGGTTCCTAAGAGGCGCATACTTGATATCGGAATCGATGAGGATGATGATGATGCAGATGAGGAAATCCGTTACCTTGGGAGACTCAATAGCTCTAAATTCACTTTACATGGTAGGCAAAGGAAGGATGAAGTCTATGGATTATCAAACTTGGGTAAAGAAGGCGTGGCAAAGTTCAGATCAGAGAAATTCTATGAAGATGAAGAATACATGGAAGACGAAGAACCTTTATCAGACGATGAGGTTGCATATAAAAGCAAAAAAATGGGATTTATTGAAGTAAGGAGTAAAACTGGGGTGGGTTTAATTGAGTTCCCAGATGGTTTACCCTCTATCCCGAAAA AACAAAAGGCGAAACTTTCGGAAGTGGAGCAACAAATGAAGAAGGCAGAAGCAGCACAGAAGCGCAGAATCCAATCAGAGAAGGCTGCTAGGGAGGCTGAG GCTGAGGCAATCAGGAAGATACTTGGTCAAGATTCagtgagaaagaagaaggaagacaagatGAAGAAACTGCAGGATGAAATTGTTCAG GGAAGGAATGCAAATTCAAGTAGACTTAGCTCAAACACTATTAGATGGATCTTCGGTCCTGCTGGAACAACGGTCATTTTCTCCGACGATATTGGTCTGCCAAATCTATTCAATTCTCTGCCTTGCAG TTATCCTCCACCACGAGAAAAGTGTGCTGGTCCGAACTGTACGAATGTTTACAAATATCGCGATTCCAAGTCGAAGCTTCCGCTCTGCAGTCTGCACTGTTACAAGGCAATACAGGGGAAGATGCAGGCCGTAGTGACTTGCTGA
- the LOC136220058 gene encoding uncharacterized protein isoform X2, with the protein MEGFGGDLFGGVDFTNRKKKKRSSVSRRPISDSQKFSQSCTFLHQSPQQLDSGCDGGEHNFQATTVYSDGLKSENKLKKLKLKLGGVTHTIHTKYASESSPIYDVPQPREKLLLEDSAFGNDHSSREKVPCESVFINETFKHEPVRKSRRVPKRRILDIGIDEDDDDADEEIRYLGRLNSSKFTLHGRQRKDEVYGLSNLGKEGVAKFRSEKFYEDEEYMEDEEPLSDDEVAYKSKKMGFIEVRSKTGVGLIEFPDGLPSIPKKQKAKLSEVEQQMKKAEAAQKRRIQSEKAAREAEAEAIRKILGQDSVRKKKEDKMKKLQDEIVQGRNANSSRLSSNTIRWIFGPAGTTVIFSDDIGLPNLFNSLPCSYPPPREKCAGPNCTNVYKYRDSKSKLPLCSLHCYKAIQGKMQAVVTC; encoded by the exons ATGGAAGGTTTTGGTGGAGACTTGTTTGGAGGAGTTGACTTCACAaacaggaagaagaagaagaggagtaGTGTATCGCGTCGACCTATTTCTGATTCACAGAAGTTTTCACAGAGCTGTACGTTTTTGCATCAGTCCCCACAGCAGTTAGACAGTGGTTGTGATGGCGGAGAGCATAATTTCCAGGCGACAACAGTTTATTCCGACGGATTGAAAAGTGAGAACAAGTTAAAGAAGCTTAAGCTCAAGCTTGGTGGTGTAACTCATACCATACACACTAAGTATGCATCGGAATCTTCTCCCATTTATGATGTACCTCAGCCACGAGAGAAGTTGCTGCTCGAG GATTCGGCTTTTGGAAATGACCATTCTTCGAGAGAAAAGGTACCTTGTGAAAGTGTCTTCATAAATGAAACATTCAAACATGAGCCAGTTCGTAAGAGCAGGCGGGTTCCTAAGAGGCGCATACTTGATATCGGAATCGATGAGGATGATGATGATGCAGATGAGGAAATCCGTTACCTTGGGAGACTCAATAGCTCTAAATTCACTTTACATGGTAGGCAAAGGAAGGATGAAGTCTATGGATTATCAAACTTGGGTAAAGAAGGCGTGGCAAAGTTCAGATCAGAGAAATTCTATGAAGATGAAGAATACATGGAAGACGAAGAACCTTTATCAGACGATGAGGTTGCATATAAAAGCAAAAAAATGGGATTTATTGAAGTAAGGAGTAAAACTGGGGTGGGTTTAATTGAGTTCCCAGATGGTTTACCCTCTATCCCGAAAA AACAAAAGGCGAAACTTTCGGAAGTGGAGCAACAAATGAAGAAGGCAGAAGCAGCACAGAAGCGCAGAATCCAATCAGAGAAGGCTGCTAGGGAGGCTGAG GCTGAGGCAATCAGGAAGATACTTGGTCAAGATTCagtgagaaagaagaaggaagacaagatGAAGAAACTGCAGGATGAAATTGTTCAG GGAAGGAATGCAAATTCAAGTAGACTTAGCTCAAACACTATTAGATGGATCTTCGGTCCTGCTGGAACAACGGTCATTTTCTCCGACGATATTGGTCTGCCAAATCTATTCAATTCTCTGCCTTGCAG TTATCCTCCACCACGAGAAAAGTGTGCTGGTCCGAACTGTACGAATGTTTACAAATATCGCGATTCCAAGTCGAAGCTTCCGCTCTGCAGTCTGCACTGTTACAAGGCAATACAGGGGAAGATGCAGGCCGTAGTGACTTGCTGA
- the LOC136220057 gene encoding DELLA protein RGL2-like, translating to MRKFNVYETENKLSSMNKNSDSYGTEDSNESVLMYDIQSPSLQQCLEEFAELGEIQAVVDQAKKTHQEQFSPGSLRLLRAYDIGMNRLKSERIIEPTFDAVNVETSNDGFSTEKIMRIAGERFIQSFTETIDVVSMLDNPFNVSLSGLSDEDAKKVELAQLLLSAAEKVGHQLYNRARILLNHCDELSSFTGNAVERVVYYFSKALRERIDRETAKVTFQTGLGNQQFFNVDEAIMAPSPNILAIYQEIPFSQVSQYAGIQAVVENVTRAKKVHIIDPGIRIGVQWTGLMQALVEESGCPLELLKITAIGTSMKDLIEDTGKRLTSFAQSINLPFSFNIVMVSDILDLQPNHFDFDSDETLVIYCEHWLRTLLPVPDRLSYMMKLIKTLKPSIMVVTEPECHSTSPSFVTRFIEALFFHSAYFDCLESCMGNEQNRIEIECLHFGDGIRNILATEGEERKLQTAKLHVWRAYFARFGMVETELSTSSLCQGRLVARKFACGSACTLEQDGKSLLIGWKGTPIYSLSVWRFI from the coding sequence ATGAGGAAGTTCAATGTTTATGAAACTGAAAATAAGTTGAGCTCTATGAACAAAAACTCTGATTCTTATGGAACAGAAGACTCGAACGAATCCGTTTTGATGTACGATATCCAATCTCCATCTCTTCAGCAATGCTTGGAGGAATTTGCTGAACTTGGTGAAATCCAAGCTGTTGTTGATCAGGCCAAGAAGACACATCAAGAGCAATTTTCTCCAGGCTCGCTTCGACTCCTCAGAGCTTACGATATAGGAATGAACAGACTCAAGAGCGAACGAATCATTGAGCCAACATTTGATGCAGTGAACGTAGAGACCTCGAATGATGGATTTTCAACTGAAAAAATCATGAGAATAGCTGGGGAAAGGTTTATCCAGTCATTTACTGAAACTATTGATGTTGTCTCCatgcttgacaatcctttcaATGTTTCTTTATCAGGCCTTTCGGACGAAGACGCCAAGAAAGTCGAGCTAGCTCAACTCCTTCTGTCTGCTGCTGAGAAAGTAGGCCATCAGCTATACAACCGCGCTAGAATTCTACTAAACCATTGTGATGAATTGTCTTCGTTTACAGGGAATGCAGTCGAACGAGTAGTGTACTATTTCTCGAAAGCTCTTCGAGAGAGGATCGATCGAGAAACCGCAAAGGTAACATTTCAGACAGGGTTGGGAAACCAGCAGTTTTTCAATGTTGATGAGGCAATCATGGCTCCAAGCCCCAACATTCTAGCAATCTACCAAGAAATACCATTCTCTCAGGTTTCACAGTATGCTGGAATCCAAGCTGTAGTCGAAAACGTGACTCGAGCAAAGAAGGTTCATATAATTGACCCTGGAATCAGGATTGGAGTGCAATGGACCGGCCTGATGCAAGCGTTGGTGGAAGAATCCGGCTGCCCGTTAGAGCTTCTAAAGATAACTGCAATTGGGACTAGTATGAaggatttaattgaagatacaggCAAGAGGTTAACAAGCTTTGCACAGTCCATTAATTTACCTTTTTCTTTTAACATAGTAATGGTGTCTGACATTCTGGATCTTCAACCGAATCACTTCGATTTCGATTCTGATGAAACATTGGTTATCTACTGTGAACACTGGCTAAGGACTCTACTTCCAGTTCCTGACAGGCTAAGTTATATGATGAAACTGATAAAAACTCTGAAACCAAGCATAATGGTTGTTACTGAACCTGAGTGTCATTCAACTTCACCGTCTTTCGTAACCCGGTTCATCGAAGCTCTTTTCTTCCACAGTGCATACTTTGATTGCCTTGAATCTTGTATGGGAAATGAACAAAACAGGATAGAGATAGAATGTTTGCATTTCGGCGACGGAATCAGAAACATTTTAGCTACTGAGGGAGAGGAGAGGAAGCTGCAAACTGCTAAACTTCATGTTTGGAGAGCGTATTTTGCGCGGTTCGGAATGGTGGAGACAGAGCTGAGCACATCATCTTTGTGTCAAGGAAGACTCGTAGCTAGAAAGTTTGCTTGTGGTAGTGCTTGTACACTTGAACAAGATGGGAAAAGTTTGCTTATTGGATGGAAAGGTACACCAATCTATTCTCTTTCTGTTTGGAGGTTCATTTGA